A genome region from Eremothecium cymbalariae DBVPG#7215 chromosome 4, complete sequence includes the following:
- the ERG13 gene encoding hydroxymethylglutaryl-CoA synthase (similar to Ashbya gossypii ADL356C 1-intron), with amino-acid sequence MTDPTQPKKQKIEAQPPRPQNIGIKGIEIYIPSQCVNQTALESYDGVSQGKYTIGLGQTNMGFVSDREDIYSMCLTVCSRLLKNYGIDAKNIGRLEVGTETLLDKSKSVKSVLTQLFGENSDMEGIDTINACYGGTNALFNSLNWVESSAWDGRDAIVVCGDIAIYDKGAARPTGGAGTVALWIGPDAPIVFDSVRGSYMEHAYDFYKPDFTSEYPYVEGQFSLICYVKALDQAYRAYSKKAVDKGLAENPAGPEAVGVASFFDYNVFHVPTCKLVTKSYSRLLYNDFRANQSLYPDADAELAQVDYESSLTSKAIEKVFLNIAKPLHAGKVAPSLIVPTNTGNMYTGSLYAALASLLFYAGSDALQGKRIGMFSYGSGLAASLFSAKVVGDVKYITKVLDLDQKLNSRTTETPQEFERTIGLREQAHLKKPYTPKGSIDLLQPGTYYLTGVDDRFKRSYAIKE; translated from the exons ATGACAGACCCTACTCAaccaaagaaacaaaagatAGAGGCACAGCCTCCAAGACctcaaaatattggtatCAAAGGTATTGAGATTTATATTCCTTCACAG TGTGTCAATCAGACGGCTTTGGAGTCTTACGATGGGGTGTCTCAGGGGAAGTACACCATTGGGTTGGGGCAGACGAACATGGGATTTGTTTCGGATAGGGAGGATATCTATTCGATGTGTTTGACGGTATGTTCTCGGTTGTTAAAGAACTACGGTATTGATGCCAAGAATATTGGTAGGTTGGAAGTTGGTACTGAAACGTTGTTGGACAAATCCAAGTCTGTGAAATCTGTGCTAACACAGTTGTTTGGAGAGAATTCGGATATGGAAGGGATCGATACGATTAACGCTTGTTACGGTGGTACTAATGCGTTGTTCAATTCGTTGAATTGGGTCGAATCCAGCGCTTGGGATGGGCGGGACGCTATTGTGGTGTGTGGTGATATTGCGATTTACGACAAAGGCGCTGCGAGACCCACTGGTGGAGCCGGCACAGTTGCTCTTTGGATCGGTCCGGATGCTCCTATTGTTTTCGACTCAGTGAGAGGTTCTTACATGGAGCATGCGTACGATTTCTATAAACCAGATTTCACGAGTGAATATCCGTATGTAGAAGGTCAGTTCTCTTTGATCTGTTACGTCAAGGCTTTAGATCAGGCTTACAGAGCTTATTCTAAGAAGGCCGTCGACAAGGGTCTGGCAGAAAATCCTGCTGGCCCAGAAGCCGTTGGCGTTGCATCTTTCTTTGATTACAACGTCTTTCACGTGCCAACTTGCAAATTGGTCACTAAGTCCTACAGCAGGTTGTTGTACAATGACTTTAGAGCTAACCAATCCTTGTACCCAGACGCTGACGCTGAACTAGCTCAAGTTGACTACGAATCCTCCTTAACTAGCAAAGCCATAGAAAAGGTCTTTCTGAACATTGCTAAACCACTACACGCAGGGAAGGTTGCACCTTCCTTGATTGTCCCTACTAACACCGGGAACATGTACACCGGTTCCCTCTACGCCGCATTGGCATCTCTTCTATTCTACGCCGGGAGTGACGCTCTACAGGGTAAGCGTATCGGCATGTTCTCTTACGGCTCCGGCCTAGCCGCTTCGTTGTTCAGTGCAAAAGTTGTGGGTGACGTCAAATACATTACCAAGGTTTTGGATCTTGACCAAAAACTAAACTCGAGAACAACTGAAACCCCACAAGAATTCGAGAGGACTATAGGCTTAAGAGAACAGGCCCACTTGAAGAAACCATACACTCCCAAGGGCTCCATAGACTTATTGCAACCTGGCACGTATTATCTAACCGGTGTTGACGATAGATTCAAGAGATCTTACGCGATTAAGGAGTGA
- the RSC9 gene encoding Rsc9p (similar to Ashbya gossypii ADL358W), which translates to MFKQGTPAIAASESPSLQNEQQVEQPTMFQTIVPTPISVPRDLSSGVGSKSGPVLQHALAGLTVYQNLPSGSMIGVDDITRMKMALMSGVNEEVTWSLKKYLVYSNKAPYMVSLKMNKDLVDIFNTFVVAMAPILGRFEWPLVEADFYQFEKGLNAILILRNLAQDSDSTQVLATNDTLKSFLLCVLHWCNKFHQSKHVMYQENASLFMELINYVLDLLEAISSYIAPAKKDDPFFQNLVSILRITNDRYQVISILRSLSRLLVRSKADQESAADNLDDEILNEIVSYLLVDCDNELVMASLDFLYQYILPGNERITTLLSNPERNSVLTTILPSLLTYNVELPDYDYLSKVEIKLVRRVKPKPPTHVPTLQPDLFQKLLELNEPMRSTAWLRCCFESAAESEVTQISLWKSYEHIFSEPVKQSGRRLLPAVEFIKNVSNAFMGAAAMVVTDSVTAQKRFVIKGIQPKLKAISIADGEAAALAATNSSSSGSSNGSGTGDNRNSDFEEPLKNSEAKQIVLPRLKFPSKLSDVSKASATFLCLLSNDTHGLGLKFCNAVKPIIMHTLADVPPLNAVLNEFMDNIPTL; encoded by the coding sequence ATGTTTAAACAAGGCACGCCGGCAATTGCTGCGTCTGAGTCGCCTTCGCTGCAGAATGAACAGCAGGTAGAACAACCAACTATGTTCCAAACGATTGTTCCGACGCCTATAAGTGTACCTAGAGATCTTTCTAGTGGAGTTGGATCTAAGTCAGGTCCGGTGTTACAACATGCACTTGCAGGTTTGACGGTATACCAGAATTTGCCAAGCGGATCTATGATTGGGGTGGATGATATTACTAGGATGAAGATGGCACTGATGAGTGGTGTTAACGAGGAAGTGACGTGgagtttgaagaagtatCTGGTTTACAGTAATAAGGCACCGTATATGGTGtcattgaagatgaataaGGATCTTGTGGACATATTTAATACATTTGTGGTTGCGATGGCACCTATATTGGGTCGGTTTGAGTGGCCTTTGGTGGAGGCGGATTTTTATCAGTTTGAAAAGGGCCTCAATGCGATTTTAATCTTGAGGAATTTGGCACAGGACTCAGATTCAACGCAGGTGCTCGCTACGAACGATACCCTGAAGTCGTTTTTGCTTTGCGTACTTCACTGGTGTAACAAGTTTCATCAGTCGAAGCATGTGATGTACCAAGAGAATGCGTCGTTGTTTATGGAGCTGATCAACTACGTGCTTGACTTACTCGAAGCAATCTCTTCATATATTGCTCCTGCCAAGAAGGATGATCccttttttcaaaatctggTGTCTATCCTTCGGATTACCAATGATAGATACCAGGTCATTTCAATTTTGAGATCGTTATCCAGGTTGCTGGTTCGCTCGAAAGCTGACCAGGAAAGTGCGGCAGACaatttggatgatgaaatTTTGAACGAGATTGTATCATATTTGTTGGTGGATTGCGACAACGAACTTGTTATGGCGTCGTTAGATTTCTTGTACCAATATATTTTGCCAGGTAACGAGAGAATTACAACTCTGCTTTCCAATCCAGAAAGGAATTCTGTGTTAACTACAATTTTACCTAGCCTTTTGACATACAATGTTGAACTTCCAGACTATGATTATTTGTCGAAGGTAGAGATAAAGTTGGTTAGAAGGGTAAAACCAAAACCTCCCACGCATGTTCCTACTTTACAGCCtgatctttttcaaaagctgcTCGAGTTGAACGAGCCAATGAGGTCTACTGCTTGGTTGAGGTGTTGCTTTGAGTCTGCGGCGGAATCCGAGGTAACCCAGATATCTCTGTGGAAAAGCTACGAACATATTTTCAGTGAACCGGTAAAACAGTCAGGTAGAAGGTTGCTTCCAGCTGTAGAATTTATTAAGAATGTATCAAATGCCTTCATGGGGGCTGCTGCCATGGTTGTTACCGATTCGGTAACAGCGCAGAAAAGATTTGTGATAAAAGGCATTCAGCCCAAATTGAAAGCAATTAGTATAGCAGATGGAGAGGCCGCTGCATTGGCTGCTACAAATTCCTCCTCGTCAGGTTCGAGCAATGGTTCTGGTACAGGAGATAACAGAAACTCTGACTTTGAAGAgcctttgaaaaattctgAAGCTAAACAAATCGTGTTACCTAGGCTGAAATTTCCTTCCAAATTATCCGATGTCTCAAAAGCTAGTGCCACATTTTTGTGCTTATTATCTAACGATACACATGGTCTTGGTTTAAAATTCTGTAATGCCGTAAAGCCAATTATCATGCACACTTTAGCTGATGTTCCGCCATTGAACGCGGTGTTAAATGAATTCATGGATAATATCCCTACACTATAG
- the OTU2 gene encoding deubiquitinase OTU2 (similar to Ashbya gossypii ABR039W), with amino-acid sequence MEEEILSARHRKEKKDLQNQITGLKKQSTKRTRKQVNARCEELTSELEKRHVEELRQFRIAQGIEIAGDGDEQEEEVTPEKLLEQMSLEKNGNDEESVPKPLETEVESRPGKRMNRRKQRLAKAQRDADRIREEALAEAAMQPDLKGMEEEVLEKVCELNGLTQVEIQPDGNCLFAAILDQLRIRHNNIDGGVSYYYPESYEGPKCIDSLGISDLRSLSCCYVREHRDDFIPYLFEDNDTTTDIEVYTEKMETTATWGGEIELLALSHVFRCCISVMISGGSTLKINEHEMANAELKIIYYKHKYALGEHYNSLHDV; translated from the coding sequence ATGGAAGAGGAGATATTATCAGCACGTCATAggaaggagaagaaggatttGCAGAACCAGATTACTGGGCTGAAAAAGCAGAGTACTAAGAGGACTCGCAAGCAGGTCAATGCAAGATGCGAAGAACTAACGAGTGAACTAGAGAAAAGACATGTCGAAGAATTGAGGCAGTTCAGAATAGCACAGGGTATCGAAATAGCTGGAGATGGAGACGAGCAGGAAGAAGAGGTAACACCTGAGAAGTTGTTAGAGCAAATGTCTCTTGAGAAAAATGGcaatgatgaagaatcGGTACCTAAGCCATTGGAAACAGAAGTAGAATCGAGGCCTGGTAAACGTATGAATAGACGGAAACAGCGATTGGCCAAGGCACAGAGGGATGCGGACAGGATTCGGGAAGAAGCATTGGCGGAAGCAGCCATGCAGCCAGATTTGAAGGGGATGGAGGAAGAAGTTCTTGAGAAGGTTTGCGAGCTGAATGGTTTAACGCAAGTAGAAATCCAGCCGGATGGGAATTGTCTGTTTGCTGCTATTCTTGACCAACTAAGAATAAGACACAACAATATAGATGGTGGTGTATCATACTACTACCCGGAAAGTTACGAAGGCCCGAAATGCATTGATTCTTTGGGAATATCCGATCTGCGTTCTCTTTCTTGTTGTTACGTTCGTGAACATCGTGATGACTTTATACCGTATTTGTTTGAAGACAACGATACCACGACAGATATCGAAGTGTATACTGAAAAGATGGAAACCACAGCAACTTGGGGTGGTGAAATTGAGCTTCTAGCGTTGAGCCATGTGTTTCGATGCTGTATTAGCGTGATGATTAGTGGGGGATCTACACTTAAAATCAATGAACATGAGATGGCGAACGCCGAGTTGAAAATAATCTACTACAAACATAAATATGCGTTAGGCGAGCATTATAACTCTCTGCATGATGTTTAA
- the COQ5 gene encoding 2-hexaprenyl-6-methoxy-1,4-benzoquinone methyltransferase (similar to Ashbya gossypii ABL132W), whose amino-acid sequence MHWKNLSRNLYQDKWFRSSEMRTLSGLPRFGGVYGGFRKVHGVYPSTLRSLSTCTALLNKETTHFGSKTVFKEEKEKFVGNVFSSVASNYDIMNDLMSVGVHRLWKSHFINKLDAGKRLNSNEPLDFIDVAGGSGDIAFGLLDHAERKFEDTVSTMHIVDINADMLREGEKRAMAQNKYYNDPRVTFMIQNGETLEDIPSNSKDIYTISFGIRNFTDIQAGLNTAYRVLKPGGIFYCLEFSKVENPVIDLVYQQWSKLLPFMGVLVMNDHSSYQYLIESIQKFPPQEEFKAMIEQAGFQSVGYESLTFGVCSIHWGIKV is encoded by the coding sequence ATGCATTGGAAAAACTTGTCTCGAAATTTATACCAAGATAAGTGGTTTAGAAGTAGTGAAATGAGGACATTAAGTGGCTTACCTAGATTTGGGGGGGTTTATGGAGGTTTTAGGAAGGTGCATGGGGTCTATCCAAGTACATTAAGATCGCTTTCAACATGTACTGCATTACTAAACAAAGAAACTACACATTTCGGATCTAAGACGGTGTTCaaggaagaaaaggaaaagtttGTTGGGAATGTTTTCTCATCTGTGGCATCGAACTACGATATCATGAATGATTTGATGTCAGTTGGAGTGCATAGGTTATGGAAGTCACACTTCATTAACAAGTTGGATGCTGGTAAGAGGCTTAATTCGAATGAGCCTTTGGACTTTATTGATGTTGCTGGGGGGTCTGGTGATATTGCGTTTGGTCTGCTTGACCATGCGGAACGGAAGTTTGAAGATACTGTGTCTACTATGCATATTGTTGATATCAACGCAGATATGTTACGGGAGGGCGAGAAAAGGGCGATGGCACAGAACAAATACTACAATGATCCGCGGGTTACTTTTATGATACAGAATGGCGAGACGCTGGAAGATATCCCCTCTAATTCGAAAGATATTTACACAATTTCTTTTGGTATCAGGAATTTCACGGACATCCAGGCTGGATTGAATACAGCATATAGAGTATTAAAACCAGGTGGCATTTTTTACTGTTTAGAGTTTTCTAAGGTTGAAAACCCGGTAATTGATTTGGTTTATCAGCAATGGTCCAAGCTGTTACCTTTTATGGGTGTTTTGGTTATGAATGACCATAGTTCATACCAATATCTTATTGAGTCTATCCAAAAGTTCCCACCCCAGGAGGAATTCAAGGCGATGATCGAGCAGGCTGGCTTCCAGTCTGTCGGCTACGAGAGCCTTACTTTCGGGGTTTGCTCAATTCATTGGGGAATTAAGGTGTGA
- the RPM2 gene encoding ribonuclease P (similar to Ashbya gossypii ADL357C), whose product MAFKSFKYKLYSKGYHSAAQKSATSFFDSSYQYLRHNQGLVSLDTAIPQSFVCHVNPHPVVVANVNYSNVENVLDAYSDGPCYQSGVEQVPPGRKEEDAVLDDAIGVVPGRYTTAALRTRRKSDSYPFLSTPIRNNQVINEALSKNYYTTSTLATVGVQRDTVQQQKNADGSLRLEEQYYVSAWEPDTESCLNSETFLQTNIKEIERCVQIKDYNRVNAIYQALKRNGILPPVETFAQIMRSIHLRELDSDDLDNKMFQLLSCYQDLISNKLKPTDEIYTIIIGALLQGSITAYKNNNQNGQDFFKIGLDLFFASNLKRTRSFKQEILDRLLLAINFYPGHVKYSFVKSYVDSCEQYYKTEFFYIAMLGYAKLTNDNEAVKSLYEEFRKNAISKPILQAHKYEVYSMVLSGLVETGSLKLAVKLLDKMLTEVRESDGLGKNISLLLSNFLISVSKSDPAKAFQLWFEFSKLKWVPEFLYDFYVSLLFNSFRDWNTARKLYNYIFAMKPSLMVDRPYLKDYLLYPFHVKSVHSSTLHTALNMKDDEMIMKLLEESIVKNIKFEPDAYPSIFRYLRYIKCPDDYLLRFVKSHGKLLLASSARDQFEFLNALLDNFQSQKMLKKAADAEFFHGFCKSFDVAEHNVINYAGLIRCFEALWRSPQHIETYRHNLELHALLITRFYDPESAQISIENSSLKDFKDKLTEKFAKLATNYRKIHLDALKCSPNVAQAVKITDLPQEVQNYFSHPGEWDKSYPLDLSTLIFGSPNTGIKEFVRLSGDGYCFDFATYESLVKVRFVNSDIITKCMELCPKDEKSLAGIIENIGQSILKSNQEEILLNHPLFKTDILPHLTDSSLTKLAKKSNILDFISKIGFPEQFCSIALQAKYKGTIEHIFSKLFSLKEYSSILKYNTVVPCLLTSIVLKASIRSNSFEDYKTLRNKFKDFLGPEGVAIHSEYLITKGRIQKALDYINEATEEPTMRTKALYTFALFLKSFQGNVTCVAEVDDTLQLANSLTTYENFHEMISFYRKLLDTRLLHFREMSNLDKAVNLELTEQMLNNLYDALQFIDCSAQSVRDKFVIKLDNYIRFRYFLKLNVVTKGDFSQLFVIWKKAVPDAIDTLFNNIVELFYLNPTSKVLYISDGLSLHFDKEMIYEIIEDIGRFYESEGKIEHLEKVHKFQSVLNGVFSINEVNPLSGMAKL is encoded by the coding sequence ATGGCTTTCAAGTCGTTCAAGTATAAGTTGTATTCGAAGGGCTATCACTCGGCAGCGCAAAAGTCAGCGACGTCATTTTTTGATAGCTCTTATCAATACTTGAGGCATAATCAAGGGTTGGTGAGTTTGGATACAGCTATTCCGCAGTCTTTTGTTTGTCATGTGAATCCGCATCCTGTTGTGGTGGCCAATGTTAACTATAGTAATGTGGAAAATGTGCTTGATGCGTATTCGGATGGGCCGTGTTATCAGAGTGGGGTGGAGCAGGTGCCACCGGGGAGGAAGGAAGAGGATGctgttttggatgatgcTATAGGGGTGGTTCCTGGGAGGTATACGACTGCTGCACTGCGAACAAGGAGGAAGTCGGATTCTTATCCCTTTTTGTCGACGCCCATTAGGAACAATCAGGTGATCAATGAAGCTCTATCGAAGAATTATTACACGACTTCGACACTAGCCACTGTGGGGGTCCAACGGGATACagtgcagcagcagaagaaTGCGGATGGTAGTCTTAGATTGGAGGAGCAGTATTACGTTTCAGCATGGGAACCGGACACGGAGTCATGTTTGAATTCAGAAACGTTTTTACAAACCAATATTAAAGAGATAGAGCGTTGTGTACAAATAAAGGACTATAACAGGGTTAACGCTATCTACCAGGCGTTGAAGCGGAATGGGATACTGCCTCCGGTGGAGACGTTTGCCCAGATTATGAGATCCATTCATCTTCGTGAATTAGACTCTGATGACCTGGATAATAAGATGTTCCAATTATTGAGTTGTTATCAGGACCTCATCTCTAACAAATTGAAGCCGACAGATGAGATATATACAATAATTATCGGGGCGCTTCTACAAGGTTCGATTACGGCGtataagaataataatcaGAACGGGCAagatttcttcaaaatagGTTTGGATTTGTTCTTTGcttcaaatttgaaaagaactCGTTCCTTCAAGCAAGAAATACTGGATCGCCTATTACTTGCAATCAACTTCTATCCGGGGCATGTTAAATATAGCTTTGTTAAGAGCTATGTGGATAGTTGTGAACAGTATTACAAGacggaatttttttatattgcGATGCTAGGTTACGCCAAGCTCACAAATGACAATGAAGCTGTGAAATCTCTGTATGAGGAGTTTAGGAAAAATGCAATCTCGAAGCCGATCTTGCAGGCTCACAAATATGAGGTTTATAGCATGGTCCTATCGGGGCTTGTGGAGACTGGTTCACTTAAACTTGCAGTTAAGCTGTTAGATAAAATGCTGACTGAGGTGAGAGAATCAGATGGTCTCGgcaaaaatatttctttgCTGCTGTCtaactttttaatatctgtTAGCAAGTCTGATCCAGCCAAGGCGTTCCAGTTATGGTTTGAATTTAGTAAACTAAAGTGGGTTCCAGAATTTTTATACGATTTCTACGTTTCGCTGTTGTTCAATAGCTTTCGTGATTGGAATACTGCAAGAAAGCTTTacaattatatttttgcCATGAAACCCTCACTTATGGTGGACAGGCCGTATTTGAAGGATTACTTGTTGTACCCTTTCCACGTCAAATCTGTCCACAGTTCTACACTGCATACGGCATTGAACATGAAAGATGACGAAATGATCATGAAATTACTTGAAGAATCCATcgttaaaaatattaagTTTGAACCAGATGCTTACCCTTCAATATTCAGATACCTCCGTTACATCAAATGTCCTGATGACTATTTATTAAGATTTGTCAAATCTCACGGTAAACTGTTGTTAGCATCCTCTGCAAGAGATCAATTTGAGTTCCTAAATGCATTGTTAGATAATTTTCAGTCTCagaagatgttgaaaaaggcCGCTGATGCCGAGTTTTTCCATGGCTTTTGCAAATCCTTTGACGTTGCTGAACACAATGTGATAAATTATGCAGGTTTAATACGCTGTTTTGAAGCTCTATGGAGATCACCTCAACACATAGAAACATACCGTCATAACCTCGAATTGCATGCTTTATTGATTACACGTTTTTATGACCCGGAATCGGCACAAATTTCTATTGAaaattcatctttaaagGATTTTAAGGATAAACTCACAGAAAAATTTGCTAAGTTAGCTACCAATTACAGGAAGATACATTTGGATGCCCTAAAATGCTCTCCTAATGTTGCGCAGGCTGTTAAAATCACTGATCTTCCTCAAGAAGTTCAAAACTACTTCAGTCATCCTGGTGAATGGGATAAATCGTATCCATTGGATCTATCTACTCTAATTTTTGGATCACCGAATACTGGCATTAAGGAATTCGTACGATTGTCTGGAGATGGCtattgttttgattttgcGACTTACGAATCATTAGTTAAAGTGAGGTTTGTGAATTCAGATATTATTACGAAATGCATGGAACTTTGTCCAAAGGATGAAAAATCACTGGCTGGTatcattgaaaatataGGGCAATCAATATTAAAGTCCAATCAAGAAGAGATATTACTGAATCATCCGTTATTTAAGACAGATATTTTACCCCACCTCACAGATTCATCTCTAACAAAGTTGGCTAAAAAGTCGAATATACTTGACTTCATTTCGAAGATTGGATTCCCAGAACAATTCTGCAGCATTGCTCTTCAGGCTAAGTACAAAGGTACCATAGAGCACATATTTTCCAAGTTGTTTTCATTAAAGGAATACAGTTCTATATTGAAATACAACACAGTCGTACCTTGTTTGTTGACTAGTATAGTCTTAAAAGCTAGCATTAGGTCGAACTCCTTTGAAGATTACAAAACGTTACGCAATAAGTTTAAGGACTTTTTGGGACCAGAAGGTGTTGCAATTCATTctgaatatttaataaCCAAGGGTAGGATTCAGAAAGCTCTGGATTATATTAATGAAGCGACCGAGGAGCCAACTATGAGAACTAAAGCATTGTATACATTTgcattgtttttgaagtctTTTCAAGGCAACGTTACCTGTGTGGCTGAAGTGGATGATACCTTGCAATTGGCTAACTCATTGACTACATATGAAAATTTCCATGAGATGATCTCCTTTTATAGAAAGTTGCTTGATACTAGACTATTGCATTTTCGTGAAATGTCCAACTTGGACAAGGCTGTTAATCTAGAGCTTACAGAGCAAATGTTGAACAACCTATATGATGCGTTACAGTTCATTGATTGCAGTGCACAGAGCGTTCGTGATAAGTTTGTCATCAAGTTGGACAACTATATTAGATTCAGAtactttttgaaattgaacGTAGTTACGAAGGGAGATTTTTCTCAACTATTTGTTATCTGGAAGAAGGCTGTTCCTGATGCCATTGACactttattcaacaatatcgTAGAGCTGTTTTACTTAAATCCTACTTCTAAAGTATTGTACATTTCCGATGGGCTATCTCTTcattttgataaagaaatgATATATGAGATTATCGAAGATATTGGTCGATTTTATGAGTCAGAGGGCAAAATAGAACATTTAGAAAAAGTCCACAAGTTTCAAAGTGTACTGAATGGTGTTTTTTCCATTAACGAAGTGAATCCGTTGTCTGGAATGGCCAAGCTgtaa
- the CTK3 gene encoding Ctk3p (similar to Ashbya gossypii ABL130C), giving the protein MDSLEARLKFIEVIKTLHKTLNVSKDTSPSTAQSSATDPVHFYLMHYEDHYEDFHRCLFETAGSMDSLDRLNVLIYWSRLISSLWPRCLKEMDGQYNVAGRVVHDYLLKDLNKMVQLVTPENDWKALTNLQIAIDIFLYIKKIIGEVNDTEVHKLTCPRSQFKLDENLFSKLKLKSFELNWGSPADSCEDAIKDTLDLLVDRRTKAIFLQECFKQHGVINIPASSSANTILHRMENDRERHKKSKEHLWFTERDYSMLEVSEFDILWEQNRKGMTRDDYQDIKQLHRLAQESYLYQI; this is encoded by the coding sequence ATGGATTCGCTAGAGGCCAGGTTGAAATTCATCGAGGTTATAAAAACGCTCCATAAGACACTGAATGTCAGCAAAGACACTAGCCCCTCCACCGCGCAGTCATCGGCAACAGACCCAGTTCATTTCTATTTGATGCATTATGAGGACCATTACGAAGACTTTCATCGTTGTTTGTTCGAGACAGCAGGGTCTATGGACTCGTTGGACAGATTGAATGTACTTATTTACTGGAGCCGTTTGATATCGTCGCTGTGGCCTCGGTGTCTCAAGGAGATGGACGGGCAGTACAATGTAGCAGGCAGAGTGGTCCACGACTATCTGTTGAAAGATCTGAACAAAATGGTGCAGCTAGTCACGCCTGAGAACGACTGGAAAGCGTTGACCAACCTTCAGATCGCAATTGACATTTTTTTGTAcataaagaaaattataGGTGAAGTCAATGATACGGAAGTGCATAAATTGACCTGTCCAAGAAGCCAATTTAAACTGGATGAAaatttattttcaaaacttaAGCTGAAATCATTCGAACTAAATTGGGGTTCTCCTGCAGATAGCTGCGAAGATGCCATAAAAGATACGTTAGATTTACTTGTGGATAGACGTACAAAAGCCATTTTCTTGCAAGAATGCTTCAAACAACATGGGGTAATCAATATACCGGCATCATCAAGCGCTAACACGATACTCCATCGAATGGAAAATGACCGTGAACGTcataaaaaatcaaaggAGCACTTGTGGTTTACAGAACGCGACTATTCCATGTTAGAAGTCTCCGAGTTCGATATCTTATGGGAGCAAAACAGAAAGGGAATGACGCGAGATGATTATCAGGACATAAAACAATTACATAGGTTGGCCCAAGAGAGCTACCTATACCAAATATAG